A window from Erythrolamprus reginae isolate rEryReg1 chromosome 11, rEryReg1.hap1, whole genome shotgun sequence encodes these proteins:
- the USF2 gene encoding upstream stimulatory factor 2, with product MDMLEPGLDTATAAAASSHEKDQESEDGVELREGDGTSADEQAAVAIASVQQAAFADHNVQYQFRTENNGGQVTYRVVQVTDSQLDGQTDASGAVSVVSTAAFTSGQQSVAQAVIQNPFSNGGSPATDAVSAEARFAYFPASTVGDATAVSVQTTDQSLTQAGGQFYVMMTPQDVLQTGTQRTIAPRTHPYSPKMDGTRTPRDERRRAQHNEVERRRRDKINNWIVQLSKIIPDCNTDNTKTGASKGGILSKACDYIRDLRQTNQRMQETFKEAERLQMDNDLLRQQVEQMKNENTLLRAQLQQHGIEMVGDAPGQ from the exons CCACGAGAAAGATCAAGAAAGTGAAGATGGAGTTGAGCTACGAGAAG GGGACGGCACAAGCGCAGACGAACAGGCAGCAGTGGCTATTGCCAGTGTCCAGCAAGCAGCCTTTGCAGACCATAATGTCCAGTATCAGTTTCGAACAGAGAACAATGGAGGACAG GTGACATACAGAGTTGTTCAGGTGACGGACAGTCAGCTGGATGGACAAACGGATGCGTCGGGAGCCGTTAGCGTGGTCTCGACCGCAGCTTTCACCAGCGGCCAGCAATCTGTTGCTCAG GCTGTGATTCAGAACCCTTTCAGTAACGGTGGGAGCCCGGCCACAGATGCTGTCAGCGCCGAAGCCCGCTTCGCCTACTTCCCTGCGTCCACGGTGGGCGATGCCACGGCGGTTTCCGTGCAGACAACCGATCAGTCGTTGACACAAGCTGGAG GTCAGTTCTACGTGATGATGACCCCACAAGACGTGTTGCAGACCGGAACGCAACGTACCATAGCCCCCCGCACCCACCCCTATTCCCC GAAAATGGACGGGACACGGACGCCCCGAGACGAGAGGCGAAGAGCTCAGCATAATGAAG TTGAACGGAGGAGGCGGGACAAGATCAACAATTGGATCGTACAGCTGTCAAAAATCATTCCAGACTGCAATACAGACAACACCAAGACAGGGGCG AGCAAAGGGGGCATCCTATCCAAAGCCTGCGACTACATCCGGGATCTGCGCCAGACGAACCAGCGAATGCAGGAGACGTTCAAGGAAGCCGAGAGGCTTCAGATGGACAATGACTTGCTACGGCAACAG GTCGAGCAGATGAAGAACGAAAACACCCTTTTGAGAGCACAGCTACAACAGCACGGAATTGAAATGGTGGGCGACGCCCCAGGGCAGTAG